A single region of the Raphanus sativus cultivar WK10039 chromosome 1, ASM80110v3, whole genome shotgun sequence genome encodes:
- the LOC108841336 gene encoding uncharacterized protein LOC108841336 isoform X2 yields MNLCVNSRGGTFYLSSMKESQTGTSVFEYVDKCIEDVGPEKVVQVITDGADNNLAAAAKMLKEKRPGIFWSSCAAHTVNLMLEDIFKLPKISKYIDKAKALTLFVYAHEKTFAVMRHDTKEKDVVRAGVTRFATTFLPLQSLLEKKQQLMSIFVSYKWDRCKDSIYMNGRFCYYTCLSPAFWNGVSRVVNVLEPLVKVLKMVEGEKKPSMGFIYGELLEAKRCIKAATNNLEKYYHPIFEIIDEKIRGRLDSPLHLAAYLLNPFYLYNKPDVVKLDETLMNGFLTCVETFYHEHWWSMYGCTVRNLAILARKILSLTSCSSGCQRNWSTFKQIHKSERNRLDADRMDSLVYVQFNSNLLNKRKRIKEVGEYDMLVGDDGENVEEWFVEVGQGEEDEHIDEDDEDSAFHIEFESEDELM; encoded by the exons ATGAATCTCTGTGTCAATTCAAGAGGAGGGACATTCTATCTTTCTTCAATGAAGGAATCTCAGACCGGTACATCTGTCTTTGAGTACGTGGATAAATGCATAGAAGATGTTGGTCCTGAGAAGGTTGTTCAGGTAATAACCGATGGTGCGGATAACAACTTAGCAGCAGCAGCAAAGATGTTGAAAGAGAAGAGACCTGGTATATTCTGGTCATCATGCGCTGCTCACACAGTGAATCTGATGCTTGAAGACATTTTCAAGTTGCCAAAGATCTCAAAGTACATTGATAAAGCCAAAGCTTTGACGCTGTTCGTATATGCTCATGAGAAAACATTTGCTGTGATGAGACATGATACAAAGGAAAAGGATGTGGTGAGAGCAGGAGTCACGAGATTTGCTACAACCTTCTTGCCTTTGCAAAGCTTGCTGgagaaaaaacaacaactaaTGTCAATATTTGTAAGCTACAAGTGGGACAGATGCAAGGATTCCATTTATATGAATGGTAGATTTTGTTACTATACCTGTCTGAGTCCTGCGTTTTGGAACGGAGTCTCCCGAGTTGTGAACGTGTTGGAGCCTTTGGTTAAAGTTCTCAAGATGGTTGAAGGAGAGAAAAAACCATCAATGGGGTTTATCTATGGAGAATTATTAGAAGCCAAAAGATGTATCAAAGCTGCTACCAACAACTTGGAAAAGTACTATCACCCTATCTTCGAGATCATTGATGAGAAAATTAGAGGTAGATTGGATTCCCCACTGCATTTGGCTGCCTACTTGTTGAATCCTTTTTATTTGTACAACAAACCAGACGTTGTTAAGCTGGATGAGACTCTCATGAACGGCTTTCTCACTTGTGTTGAGACTTTTTACCATG AGCATTGGTGGTCGATGTACGGATGTACTGTGCGTAATTTGGCAATACTAGCAAGAAAGATTCTCTCCTTGACATCTTGCTCATCTGGTTGTCAACGAAACTGGAGTACATTCAAACAG ATTCACAAGAGTGAGAGGAATAGACTAGACGCTGATCGAATGGACAGTCTAGTGTATGTCCAATTTAACTCAAACTTGCTCAACAAAAGAAAGAGGATCAAAGAGGTGGGAGAATATGATATGCTCGTAGGTGATGATGGGGAAAATGTAGAGGAGTGGTTCGTGGAGGTGggacaaggagaagaagatgaacatattgatgaagatgatgaagattcTGCCTTCCACATTGAGTTTGAATCTGAAGATGAACTAATGTGA
- the LOC108841336 gene encoding uncharacterized protein LOC108841336 isoform X1, with amino-acid sequence MNLCVNSRGGTFYLSSMKESQTGTSVFEYVDKCIEDVGPEKVVQVITDGADNNLAAAAKMLKEKRPGIFWSSCAAHTVNLMLEDIFKLPKISKYIDKAKALTLFVYAHEKTFAVMRHDTKEKDVVRAGVTRFATTFLPLQSLLEKKQQLMSIFVSYKWDRCKDSIYMNGRFCYYTCLSPAFWNGVSRVVNVLEPLVKVLKMVEGEKKPSMGFIYGELLEAKRCIKAATNNLEKYYHPIFEIIDEKIRGRLDSPLHLAAYLLNPFYLYNKPDVVKLDETLMNGFLTCVETFYHGELEKQEKVINHEFRVYQDKLGFFGKPYALRGCEQNTDEFDLEHWWSMYGCTVRNLAILARKILSLTSCSSGCQRNWSTFKQIHKSERNRLDADRMDSLVYVQFNSNLLNKRKRIKEVGEYDMLVGDDGENVEEWFVEVGQGEEDEHIDEDDEDSAFHIEFESEDELM; translated from the exons ATGAATCTCTGTGTCAATTCAAGAGGAGGGACATTCTATCTTTCTTCAATGAAGGAATCTCAGACCGGTACATCTGTCTTTGAGTACGTGGATAAATGCATAGAAGATGTTGGTCCTGAGAAGGTTGTTCAGGTAATAACCGATGGTGCGGATAACAACTTAGCAGCAGCAGCAAAGATGTTGAAAGAGAAGAGACCTGGTATATTCTGGTCATCATGCGCTGCTCACACAGTGAATCTGATGCTTGAAGACATTTTCAAGTTGCCAAAGATCTCAAAGTACATTGATAAAGCCAAAGCTTTGACGCTGTTCGTATATGCTCATGAGAAAACATTTGCTGTGATGAGACATGATACAAAGGAAAAGGATGTGGTGAGAGCAGGAGTCACGAGATTTGCTACAACCTTCTTGCCTTTGCAAAGCTTGCTGgagaaaaaacaacaactaaTGTCAATATTTGTAAGCTACAAGTGGGACAGATGCAAGGATTCCATTTATATGAATGGTAGATTTTGTTACTATACCTGTCTGAGTCCTGCGTTTTGGAACGGAGTCTCCCGAGTTGTGAACGTGTTGGAGCCTTTGGTTAAAGTTCTCAAGATGGTTGAAGGAGAGAAAAAACCATCAATGGGGTTTATCTATGGAGAATTATTAGAAGCCAAAAGATGTATCAAAGCTGCTACCAACAACTTGGAAAAGTACTATCACCCTATCTTCGAGATCATTGATGAGAAAATTAGAGGTAGATTGGATTCCCCACTGCATTTGGCTGCCTACTTGTTGAATCCTTTTTATTTGTACAACAAACCAGACGTTGTTAAGCTGGATGAGACTCTCATGAACGGCTTTCTCACTTGTGTTGAGACTTTTTACCATGGTGAGCTCGAGAAACAAGAAAAAGTCATCAATCACGAGTTTAGAGTTTATCAGGATAAACTTGGTTTTTTCGGAAAACCTTATGCTTTGAGAGGATGTGAACAGAACACTGATGAGTTTGATctag AGCATTGGTGGTCGATGTACGGATGTACTGTGCGTAATTTGGCAATACTAGCAAGAAAGATTCTCTCCTTGACATCTTGCTCATCTGGTTGTCAACGAAACTGGAGTACATTCAAACAG ATTCACAAGAGTGAGAGGAATAGACTAGACGCTGATCGAATGGACAGTCTAGTGTATGTCCAATTTAACTCAAACTTGCTCAACAAAAGAAAGAGGATCAAAGAGGTGGGAGAATATGATATGCTCGTAGGTGATGATGGGGAAAATGTAGAGGAGTGGTTCGTGGAGGTGggacaaggagaagaagatgaacatattgatgaagatgatgaagattcTGCCTTCCACATTGAGTTTGAATCTGAAGATGAACTAATGTGA
- the LOC108811849 gene encoding probable serine/threonine-protein kinase At1g09600, which translates to MGCICSKGAAAEEEEDNVALHRQKGNWNKTCSVQLSAPLHSSKDDFSHRAVDGSSGGGRRASGLIVPVDDIHDGKTVIVERPSRSHRRRRLSDNGKGEGLIIPNVPRSAEAELIAAGWPYWLTSVAGEAIKGWIPRRADSFEKLDKIGQGTYSIVYKARDLETGQIVAMKKVRFANMDPESVRFMAREINILRKLDHPNVMKLQCIVTSKLSGSLHLVFEYMEHDLSGLALRPDVKFTEPQIKCFMKQLLCGLEHCHSRGILHRDIKGSNLLVNNDGVLKIGDFGLASFYNPDNDQPLTSRVVTLWYRAPELLFGSTEYGPAIDLWSVGCILAELFVGKPIMPGRTEVEQMHKIFKLCGSASEDFWETTKFPQATSYRPQHPYKRVLQETFKNLPSSSLALLDKLLSVEPETRCSASSTLMSEFFTTEPLPCHISSLPKYPPSKELDAKNRNEAARRKKAEAVRRGLRDSKITPEFRAASGHSNVLINTPLGFKKERGKRSADANSMVHPRATWNKNGSSRSNVGEVRASRSNNVLFTMGDYLSSSSQKENAPSRAPSTIYNRKKNMMHCSGPLMPPGGNIEDMMKDHERGIQEAVRKSRLDKSAAKKNKDVSVKESMCLVKQ; encoded by the exons ATGGGCTGTATTTGCTCAAAAGGAGcagcagcagaagaagaagaagacaacgTTGCTTTACATCGTCAGAAAGGAAACTGGAACAAAACTTGCTCAGTGCAATTGAGTGCTCCTCTGCATTCGAGTAAAGATGACTTCTCTCATAGAGCCGTGGATGGAAGCTCCGGTGGTGGAAGAAGAGCGAGCGGTTTGATTGTTCCTGTAGATGATATTCATGATGGTAAAACAGTTATTGTGGAGAGACCTTCGAGGTCTCATCGAAGAAGAAGACTCTCAGACAATGGGAAAGGAGAAGGGTTGATTATTCCGAATGTTCCTCGTAGCGCGGAAGCAGAGCTTATTGCTGCTGGATGGCCTTATTGGCTAACCTCTGTAGCAGGTGAAGCCATCAAAGGTTGGATTCCTCGACGTGCAGATTCCTTTGAGAAGCTTGACAAA ATTGGACAAGGGACTTACAGCATTGTGTATAAGGCTAGGGATCTTGAGACGGGCCAAATAGTGGCGATGAAGAAGGTGAGGTTTGCTAATATGGATCCGGAGAGTGTGAGGTTCATGGCTAGAGAAATCAATATTTTGAGGAAACTGGACCATCCAAATGTTATGAAGCTTCAGTGTATTGTCACTTCAAAACTATCAGGTAGCTTGCACCTTGTGTTTGAGTACATGGAGCATGATCTTTCAGGCCTCGCTCTCCGGCCTGATGTCAAATTCACTGAGCCACAG ATAAAGTGTTTTATGAAACAACTTCTTTGTGGACTAGAGCATTGTCATAGCCGTGGAATCCTTCACCGTGACATCAAGGGTTCGAATCTTTTGGTGAACAATGATGGAGTTCTCAAGATTGGTGATTTCGGTCTAGCGAGTTTTTACAATCCGGATAATGATCAACCGCTCACTAGCCGTGTAGTGACCTTGTGGTATAGAGCACCTGAGCTTCTATTTGGATCTACAGAGTATGGACCCGCCATTGATCTCTGGAGCGTTGGTTGCATTCTAGCTGAACTCTTTGTAGGAAAACCAATCATGCCTGGAAGAACAGAG GTGGAGCAAATGCATAAGATCTTTAAGCTGTGTGGCTCAGCATCCGAAGATTTCTGGGAGACGACAAAGTTTCCACAGGCGACAAGTTACAGACCGCAACATCCTTACAAGCGTGTGCTTCAAGAGACTTTCAAGAACTtaccatcttcttctttagctCTCCTTGACAAGCTTTTATCTGTAGAACCAGAGACAAGATGCTCAGCCTCTTCTACTCTAATGAGCGAG TTTTTTACAACGGAGCCACTCCCTTGTCACATATCAAGTTTGCCTAAGTATCCTCCAAGCAAGGAACTGGATGCAAAGAATCGAAACGAAGCAGCAAGAAGGAAAAAAGCTGAAGCTGTGAGAAGAGGTTTAAGAGACTCCAAGATAACACCGGAGTTCCGTGCAGCTTCAGGGCATTCAAATGTCTTAATCAACACCCCTCTTGGGTTCAAGAAAGAGAGAGGGAAACGCTCTGCTGATGCCAATTCAATGGTCCATCCAAGGGCGACATGGAATAAGAATGGTAGCTCTAGGAGCAATGTAGGAGAGGTGAGAGCTAGCCGGTCTAACAATGTGCTTTTCACAATGGGAGATTATTTATCTAGCTCTTCACAAAAAGAAAATGCACCTTCAAGAGCCCCCTCAACG ATATATAACCGCAAGAAGAACATGATGCACTGTTCAGGTCCTTTGATGCCTCCTGGTGGTAACATTGAAGATATGATGAAAGATCACGAGAGAGGAATC